From Callospermophilus lateralis isolate mCalLat2 chromosome 5, mCalLat2.hap1, whole genome shotgun sequence, a single genomic window includes:
- the Zfp62 gene encoding zinc finger protein 62 homolog isoform X3: MSHLKTGTEDEESTEKYENVGNAESKWPKMEGLHKDHMQESIDKTHDWDSKIGNQLEKPEWKRMKEDKSGIREKIDKTKNTTNIKTERDEASEKSLHLSSKHVTHQTVPIEQKSSEQGKCFESINGNSHASLQQNTIALKKSHKCDECGKSFKYNSRLVQHKIMHTGEKRYECDDCGGTFRSSSSLRVHKRIHTGEKPYKCDECGKAYMSYSSLINHKSTHSGEKNCKCDECGKSFNYSSVLDQHKRIHTGEKPYECGECGKAFRNSSGLRVHKRIHTGEKPYECDICGKTFSNSSGLRVHKRIHTGEKPYECDECGKAFITCRTLLNHKSIHFGDKPYKCDECEKSFNYSSLLIQHKVIHTGEKPYECDECGKAFRNSSGLIVHKRIHTGEKPYKCDVCGKAFSYSSGLAVHKSIHPGKKAHECKECGKSFSYNSLLLQHKTIHTGERPYVCDVCGKTFRNNSGLKVHRRLHTGEKPYKCDVCGKAYISRSSLKNHKGIHLGEKPYKCTYCEKSFNYSSALEQHKRIHTREKPFGCDECGKAFRNNSGLKVHKRIHTGERPYKCEECGKAYISLSSLINHKSVHPGEKPFKCDECEKAFITYRTLINHKKIHLGEKPYKCDVCEKSFNYTSLLSQHKRVHTREKPYECDRCEKVFRNNSSLKVHKRIHTGEKPYECDVCGKAYISHSSLINHKSTHPGKTPYTCDECGKAFFSSRTLISHKRVHLGEKPFKCVECGKSFSYSSLLSQHKRIHTGEKPYVCDRCGKAFRNSSGLTVHRRIHTVKGDNEDKSMKTGTNTVEKISKVRLD; encoded by the exons A TGTCACATTTGAAGACGGGCACTGAGGATGAGGAATCAActgaaaaatatgaaaatgttgGAAATGCAGAATCTAAGTGGCCAAAAATGGAAGGTCTTCACAAGGATCATATGCAGGAATCTATTGATAAAACTCATGACTGGGATAGCAAGATAGGGAATCAATTGGAAAAGCCTGAGTGGAAAAGAATGAAGGAAGACAAAAGTGGCATCAGGGAGAAGATTGATAAAACCAAGAACACGACAAATATAAAAACAGAACGAGATGAGGCATCTGAGAAAAGCTTACATCTGAGCTCAAAGCATGTTACACATCAGACCGTCCCTATAGAACAGAAAAGCAGTGAACAAGGTAAATGTTTTGAGAGCATTAATGGAAACTCTCATGCCAGCCTACAGCAGAATACCATTGCTCTTAAGAAATCACATAAATGTGATGAGTGTGGGAAGTCCTTCAAATATAATTCCCGCCTTGTTCAACATAAAATTATGCACACAGGGGAAAAACGCTATGAGTGTGATGACTGTGGAGGAACTTTCCGGAGCAGCTCCAGCCTTCGAGTCCATAAACGGATCCATACTGGGGAGAAACCATACAAGTGTGATGAATGTGGGAAAGCCTACATGTCCTATTCCAGCCTTATAAACCACAAAAGTACCCATTCTGGGGAGAAGAACTGTAAGTGTGACGAATGTGGAAAGTCCTTCAATTATAGCTCTGTTTTGGACCAGCATAAAAGGATTCATACtggggagaagccctatgaatgtggtGAGTGTGGGAAGGCCTTCAGGAATAGTTCTGGTCTCAGAGTCCACAAAAGGATCCACACaggggagaagccctatgaatgtgacATCTGTGGGAAGACCTTCAGTAATAGCTCTGGCCTGAGGGTCCACAAAAGAATCCATACAGGTGAGAAACCTTATGAATGTGATGAGTGTGGGAAGGCCTTCATTACTTGCAGAACACTCCTAAATCATAAAAGTATTCACTTTGGAGATAAACCCTACAAATGTGATGAGTGTGAGAAATCTTTTAATTATAGCTCTCTCCTTATTCAACATAAAGTCatccacactggagagaaaccttaTGAATGTGATGAATGTGGAAAGGCCTTCAGGAACAGCTCAGGCCTTATAGTTCATAAAAGGATCCACACAGGAGAGAAACCTTACAAGTGTGATGTCTGTGGCAAAGCATTCAGCTATAGCTCTGGCCTTGCAGTTCATAAAAGCATTCACCCAGGAAAAAAAGCTCATGAATGTAAGGAGTGTGGCAAGTCCTTTAGTTATAACTCACTTCTTCTTCAACATAAGACTATTCATACTGGAGAGAGACCTTATGTATGTGATGTGTGTGGGAAAACTTTCAGAAACAATTCAGGCCTCAAGGTCCACAGGCGacttcatactggagaaaaaccATATAAGTGTGATGTGTGTGGGAAAGCTTATATCTCACGCTCTAGCCTTAAAAATCACAAAGGAATTCATCTAGGGGAGAAACCTTATAAATGTACCTATTGTGAGAAATCCTTCAACTATAGCTCTGCACTTGAACAGCATAAAAGGATTCATACAAGGGAGAAACCCTTTGGGTGTGAcgagtgtggcaaagccttcagAAACAATTCAGGCCTTAAAGTACATAAACGAATCCACACTGGGGAGAGACCTTACAAATGTGAAGAATGTGGGAAAGCCTACATCTCACTCTCAAGCCTTATAAATCATAAAAGTGTACACCCTGGGGAAAAGCCCTTTAAGTGTGATGAGTGTGAGAAAGCCTTCATCACATACCGAACCCTCATAAACCACAAAAAAATTCATCTTGGGGAGAAGCCCTATAAATGTGATGTATGTGAGAAATCTTTTAACTACACCTCACTCCTTTCTCAACACAAAAGAGTCCACACTAGAGAGAAACCCTATGAATGTGACAGGTGTGAAAAGGTCTTCAGAAACAACTCAAGCCTTAAAGTTCATAAAAGAATACATACTGGGGAGAAACCCTATGAATGTGATGTGTGTGGAAAAGCCTACATCTCACACTCAAGCCTTATTAACCATAAAAGTACCCATCCTGGTAAGACCCCCTATACATGTGATGAATGCGGAAAAGCTTTTTTCTCTAGCAGAACACTTATAAGCCATAAAAGAGTCCATCTTGGAGAGAAACCCTTCAAATGTGTCGAGTGTGGGAAATCTTTCAGTTACAGCTCACTCCTTTCTCAACACAAGAGGATCCACACAGGGGAAAAACCCTATGTATGTGATAGGTGTGGGAAGGCATTCAGGAACAGCTCTGGCCTCACGGTGCATAGAAGGATCCACACAG
- the Zfp62 gene encoding zinc finger protein 62 homolog isoform X1: protein MSHLKTGTEDEESTEKYENVGNAESKWPKMEGLHKDHMQESIDKTHDWDSKIGNQLEKPEWKRMKEDKSGIREKIDKTKNTTNIKTERDEASEKSLHLSSKHVTHQTVPIEQKSSEQGKCFESINGNSHASLQQNTIALKKSHKCDECGKSFKYNSRLVQHKIMHTGEKRYECDDCGGTFRSSSSLRVHKRIHTGEKPYKCDECGKAYMSYSSLINHKSTHSGEKNCKCDECGKSFNYSSVLDQHKRIHTGEKPYECGECGKAFRNSSGLRVHKRIHTGEKPYECDICGKTFSNSSGLRVHKRIHTGEKPYECDECGKAFITCRTLLNHKSIHFGDKPYKCDECEKSFNYSSLLIQHKVIHTGEKPYECDECGKAFRNSSGLIVHKRIHTGEKPYKCDVCGKAFSYSSGLAVHKSIHPGKKAHECKECGKSFSYNSLLLQHKTIHTGERPYVCDVCGKTFRNNSGLKVHRRLHTGEKPYKCDVCGKAYISRSSLKNHKGIHLGEKPYKCTYCEKSFNYSSALEQHKRIHTREKPFGCDECGKAFRNNSGLKVHKRIHTGERPYKCEECGKAYISLSSLINHKSVHPGEKPFKCDECEKAFITYRTLINHKKIHLGEKPYKCDVCEKSFNYTSLLSQHKRVHTREKPYECDRCEKVFRNNSSLKVHKRIHTGEKPYECDVCGKAYISHSSLINHKSTHPGKTPYTCDECGKAFFSSRTLISHKRVHLGEKPFKCVECGKSFSYSSLLSQHKRIHTGEKPYVCDRCGKAFRNSSGLTVHRRIHTGEKPYECDQCGKAYISHSSLINHKSVHQGKQPYNCECGKSFNYRSVLDQHKRIHTGKKPYRCNECGKAFNIRSNLTKHKRIHTGEESLNVINVESYSSTSQKIIYEGGNVLDGTRMRMPLWEAELTKSQRTQIEETPYECKNF from the exons A TGTCACATTTGAAGACGGGCACTGAGGATGAGGAATCAActgaaaaatatgaaaatgttgGAAATGCAGAATCTAAGTGGCCAAAAATGGAAGGTCTTCACAAGGATCATATGCAGGAATCTATTGATAAAACTCATGACTGGGATAGCAAGATAGGGAATCAATTGGAAAAGCCTGAGTGGAAAAGAATGAAGGAAGACAAAAGTGGCATCAGGGAGAAGATTGATAAAACCAAGAACACGACAAATATAAAAACAGAACGAGATGAGGCATCTGAGAAAAGCTTACATCTGAGCTCAAAGCATGTTACACATCAGACCGTCCCTATAGAACAGAAAAGCAGTGAACAAGGTAAATGTTTTGAGAGCATTAATGGAAACTCTCATGCCAGCCTACAGCAGAATACCATTGCTCTTAAGAAATCACATAAATGTGATGAGTGTGGGAAGTCCTTCAAATATAATTCCCGCCTTGTTCAACATAAAATTATGCACACAGGGGAAAAACGCTATGAGTGTGATGACTGTGGAGGAACTTTCCGGAGCAGCTCCAGCCTTCGAGTCCATAAACGGATCCATACTGGGGAGAAACCATACAAGTGTGATGAATGTGGGAAAGCCTACATGTCCTATTCCAGCCTTATAAACCACAAAAGTACCCATTCTGGGGAGAAGAACTGTAAGTGTGACGAATGTGGAAAGTCCTTCAATTATAGCTCTGTTTTGGACCAGCATAAAAGGATTCATACtggggagaagccctatgaatgtggtGAGTGTGGGAAGGCCTTCAGGAATAGTTCTGGTCTCAGAGTCCACAAAAGGATCCACACaggggagaagccctatgaatgtgacATCTGTGGGAAGACCTTCAGTAATAGCTCTGGCCTGAGGGTCCACAAAAGAATCCATACAGGTGAGAAACCTTATGAATGTGATGAGTGTGGGAAGGCCTTCATTACTTGCAGAACACTCCTAAATCATAAAAGTATTCACTTTGGAGATAAACCCTACAAATGTGATGAGTGTGAGAAATCTTTTAATTATAGCTCTCTCCTTATTCAACATAAAGTCatccacactggagagaaaccttaTGAATGTGATGAATGTGGAAAGGCCTTCAGGAACAGCTCAGGCCTTATAGTTCATAAAAGGATCCACACAGGAGAGAAACCTTACAAGTGTGATGTCTGTGGCAAAGCATTCAGCTATAGCTCTGGCCTTGCAGTTCATAAAAGCATTCACCCAGGAAAAAAAGCTCATGAATGTAAGGAGTGTGGCAAGTCCTTTAGTTATAACTCACTTCTTCTTCAACATAAGACTATTCATACTGGAGAGAGACCTTATGTATGTGATGTGTGTGGGAAAACTTTCAGAAACAATTCAGGCCTCAAGGTCCACAGGCGacttcatactggagaaaaaccATATAAGTGTGATGTGTGTGGGAAAGCTTATATCTCACGCTCTAGCCTTAAAAATCACAAAGGAATTCATCTAGGGGAGAAACCTTATAAATGTACCTATTGTGAGAAATCCTTCAACTATAGCTCTGCACTTGAACAGCATAAAAGGATTCATACAAGGGAGAAACCCTTTGGGTGTGAcgagtgtggcaaagccttcagAAACAATTCAGGCCTTAAAGTACATAAACGAATCCACACTGGGGAGAGACCTTACAAATGTGAAGAATGTGGGAAAGCCTACATCTCACTCTCAAGCCTTATAAATCATAAAAGTGTACACCCTGGGGAAAAGCCCTTTAAGTGTGATGAGTGTGAGAAAGCCTTCATCACATACCGAACCCTCATAAACCACAAAAAAATTCATCTTGGGGAGAAGCCCTATAAATGTGATGTATGTGAGAAATCTTTTAACTACACCTCACTCCTTTCTCAACACAAAAGAGTCCACACTAGAGAGAAACCCTATGAATGTGACAGGTGTGAAAAGGTCTTCAGAAACAACTCAAGCCTTAAAGTTCATAAAAGAATACATACTGGGGAGAAACCCTATGAATGTGATGTGTGTGGAAAAGCCTACATCTCACACTCAAGCCTTATTAACCATAAAAGTACCCATCCTGGTAAGACCCCCTATACATGTGATGAATGCGGAAAAGCTTTTTTCTCTAGCAGAACACTTATAAGCCATAAAAGAGTCCATCTTGGAGAGAAACCCTTCAAATGTGTCGAGTGTGGGAAATCTTTCAGTTACAGCTCACTCCTTTCTCAACACAAGAGGATCCACACAGGGGAAAAACCCTATGTATGTGATAGGTGTGGGAAGGCATTCAGGAACAGCTCTGGCCTCACGGTGCATAGAAGGATCCACACAGGTGAGAAACCCTATGAATGTGATCAATGTGGAAAGGCATATATCTCACACTCGAGTCTAATCAACCATAAAAGTGTCCACCAGGGGAAGCAGCCCTATAATTGTGAATGTGGGAAATCCTTTAATTATAGATCAGTCCTTGACCAACACAAAAGGATTCATACTGGAAAGAAGCCATACCGATGTAATGAGTGTGGGAAGGCATTTAATATCAGATCAAATCTCACCAAGCATAaaagaattcatactggagaggaATCTCTAAATGTGATAAATGTGGAAAGTTATAGTAGCACATCCCAGAAGATAATCTACGAGGGAGGGAATGTTCTGGATGGGACCAGGATGAGGATGCCTCTGTGGGAGGCAGAGCTTACTAAGTCTCAAAGAACTCAAATAGAAGAAACACCTTATGAATGTAAGAATTTCTGA
- the Zfp62 gene encoding zinc finger protein 62 homolog isoform X2, giving the protein MEGLHKDHMQESIDKTHDWDSKIGNQLEKPEWKRMKEDKSGIREKIDKTKNTTNIKTERDEASEKSLHLSSKHVTHQTVPIEQKSSEQGKCFESINGNSHASLQQNTIALKKSHKCDECGKSFKYNSRLVQHKIMHTGEKRYECDDCGGTFRSSSSLRVHKRIHTGEKPYKCDECGKAYMSYSSLINHKSTHSGEKNCKCDECGKSFNYSSVLDQHKRIHTGEKPYECGECGKAFRNSSGLRVHKRIHTGEKPYECDICGKTFSNSSGLRVHKRIHTGEKPYECDECGKAFITCRTLLNHKSIHFGDKPYKCDECEKSFNYSSLLIQHKVIHTGEKPYECDECGKAFRNSSGLIVHKRIHTGEKPYKCDVCGKAFSYSSGLAVHKSIHPGKKAHECKECGKSFSYNSLLLQHKTIHTGERPYVCDVCGKTFRNNSGLKVHRRLHTGEKPYKCDVCGKAYISRSSLKNHKGIHLGEKPYKCTYCEKSFNYSSALEQHKRIHTREKPFGCDECGKAFRNNSGLKVHKRIHTGERPYKCEECGKAYISLSSLINHKSVHPGEKPFKCDECEKAFITYRTLINHKKIHLGEKPYKCDVCEKSFNYTSLLSQHKRVHTREKPYECDRCEKVFRNNSSLKVHKRIHTGEKPYECDVCGKAYISHSSLINHKSTHPGKTPYTCDECGKAFFSSRTLISHKRVHLGEKPFKCVECGKSFSYSSLLSQHKRIHTGEKPYVCDRCGKAFRNSSGLTVHRRIHTGEKPYECDQCGKAYISHSSLINHKSVHQGKQPYNCECGKSFNYRSVLDQHKRIHTGKKPYRCNECGKAFNIRSNLTKHKRIHTGEESLNVINVESYSSTSQKIIYEGGNVLDGTRMRMPLWEAELTKSQRTQIEETPYECKNF; this is encoded by the coding sequence ATGGAAGGTCTTCACAAGGATCATATGCAGGAATCTATTGATAAAACTCATGACTGGGATAGCAAGATAGGGAATCAATTGGAAAAGCCTGAGTGGAAAAGAATGAAGGAAGACAAAAGTGGCATCAGGGAGAAGATTGATAAAACCAAGAACACGACAAATATAAAAACAGAACGAGATGAGGCATCTGAGAAAAGCTTACATCTGAGCTCAAAGCATGTTACACATCAGACCGTCCCTATAGAACAGAAAAGCAGTGAACAAGGTAAATGTTTTGAGAGCATTAATGGAAACTCTCATGCCAGCCTACAGCAGAATACCATTGCTCTTAAGAAATCACATAAATGTGATGAGTGTGGGAAGTCCTTCAAATATAATTCCCGCCTTGTTCAACATAAAATTATGCACACAGGGGAAAAACGCTATGAGTGTGATGACTGTGGAGGAACTTTCCGGAGCAGCTCCAGCCTTCGAGTCCATAAACGGATCCATACTGGGGAGAAACCATACAAGTGTGATGAATGTGGGAAAGCCTACATGTCCTATTCCAGCCTTATAAACCACAAAAGTACCCATTCTGGGGAGAAGAACTGTAAGTGTGACGAATGTGGAAAGTCCTTCAATTATAGCTCTGTTTTGGACCAGCATAAAAGGATTCATACtggggagaagccctatgaatgtggtGAGTGTGGGAAGGCCTTCAGGAATAGTTCTGGTCTCAGAGTCCACAAAAGGATCCACACaggggagaagccctatgaatgtgacATCTGTGGGAAGACCTTCAGTAATAGCTCTGGCCTGAGGGTCCACAAAAGAATCCATACAGGTGAGAAACCTTATGAATGTGATGAGTGTGGGAAGGCCTTCATTACTTGCAGAACACTCCTAAATCATAAAAGTATTCACTTTGGAGATAAACCCTACAAATGTGATGAGTGTGAGAAATCTTTTAATTATAGCTCTCTCCTTATTCAACATAAAGTCatccacactggagagaaaccttaTGAATGTGATGAATGTGGAAAGGCCTTCAGGAACAGCTCAGGCCTTATAGTTCATAAAAGGATCCACACAGGAGAGAAACCTTACAAGTGTGATGTCTGTGGCAAAGCATTCAGCTATAGCTCTGGCCTTGCAGTTCATAAAAGCATTCACCCAGGAAAAAAAGCTCATGAATGTAAGGAGTGTGGCAAGTCCTTTAGTTATAACTCACTTCTTCTTCAACATAAGACTATTCATACTGGAGAGAGACCTTATGTATGTGATGTGTGTGGGAAAACTTTCAGAAACAATTCAGGCCTCAAGGTCCACAGGCGacttcatactggagaaaaaccATATAAGTGTGATGTGTGTGGGAAAGCTTATATCTCACGCTCTAGCCTTAAAAATCACAAAGGAATTCATCTAGGGGAGAAACCTTATAAATGTACCTATTGTGAGAAATCCTTCAACTATAGCTCTGCACTTGAACAGCATAAAAGGATTCATACAAGGGAGAAACCCTTTGGGTGTGAcgagtgtggcaaagccttcagAAACAATTCAGGCCTTAAAGTACATAAACGAATCCACACTGGGGAGAGACCTTACAAATGTGAAGAATGTGGGAAAGCCTACATCTCACTCTCAAGCCTTATAAATCATAAAAGTGTACACCCTGGGGAAAAGCCCTTTAAGTGTGATGAGTGTGAGAAAGCCTTCATCACATACCGAACCCTCATAAACCACAAAAAAATTCATCTTGGGGAGAAGCCCTATAAATGTGATGTATGTGAGAAATCTTTTAACTACACCTCACTCCTTTCTCAACACAAAAGAGTCCACACTAGAGAGAAACCCTATGAATGTGACAGGTGTGAAAAGGTCTTCAGAAACAACTCAAGCCTTAAAGTTCATAAAAGAATACATACTGGGGAGAAACCCTATGAATGTGATGTGTGTGGAAAAGCCTACATCTCACACTCAAGCCTTATTAACCATAAAAGTACCCATCCTGGTAAGACCCCCTATACATGTGATGAATGCGGAAAAGCTTTTTTCTCTAGCAGAACACTTATAAGCCATAAAAGAGTCCATCTTGGAGAGAAACCCTTCAAATGTGTCGAGTGTGGGAAATCTTTCAGTTACAGCTCACTCCTTTCTCAACACAAGAGGATCCACACAGGGGAAAAACCCTATGTATGTGATAGGTGTGGGAAGGCATTCAGGAACAGCTCTGGCCTCACGGTGCATAGAAGGATCCACACAGGTGAGAAACCCTATGAATGTGATCAATGTGGAAAGGCATATATCTCACACTCGAGTCTAATCAACCATAAAAGTGTCCACCAGGGGAAGCAGCCCTATAATTGTGAATGTGGGAAATCCTTTAATTATAGATCAGTCCTTGACCAACACAAAAGGATTCATACTGGAAAGAAGCCATACCGATGTAATGAGTGTGGGAAGGCATTTAATATCAGATCAAATCTCACCAAGCATAaaagaattcatactggagaggaATCTCTAAATGTGATAAATGTGGAAAGTTATAGTAGCACATCCCAGAAGATAATCTACGAGGGAGGGAATGTTCTGGATGGGACCAGGATGAGGATGCCTCTGTGGGAGGCAGAGCTTACTAAGTCTCAAAGAACTCAAATAGAAGAAACACCTTATGAATGTAAGAATTTCTGA